The Pygocentrus nattereri isolate fPygNat1 chromosome 17, fPygNat1.pri, whole genome shotgun sequence genome window below encodes:
- the efhd1 gene encoding EF-hand domain-containing protein D1 — MATDELAEKLHRRLDLQDRAQPPRQPRVFNPHTEFKEFSRKQIRDMEQMFKRFDSGKDGFIDLMELKMMMEKLGAPQTHLGLKNMIREVDEDYDGKLSFREFLLIFHRAAAGELQEESGLMALARLSEINVSTEGVRGAREFFEAKAQALSVRSKFEEELREEQEEKKRMEEEREQRRAAFKELQSAFCS; from the exons ATGGCGACCGACGAGCTCGCGGAGAAGCTGCACCGCAGGCTGGACCTGCAGGATCGCGCGCAGCCGCCCAGACAGCCGCGCGTGTTCAACCCGCACACCGAGTTTAAGGAGTTCAGCCGCAAGCAGATCCGAGACATGGAGCAGATGTTCAAAAG GTTCGACTCCGGTAAGGACGGTTTCATCGACCTGATGGAGCTGAAGATGATGATGGAGAAGCTGGGAGCTCCTCAGACTCACCTGGGCTTGAAGAACATGATCCGAGAGGTGGACGAGGACTACGACGGCAAGCTGAGTTTCAGAGAG ttcctGCTGATCTTCCACAGGGCTGCTGCGGGCGAGCTGCAGGAGGAGAGCGGTCTGATGGCTCTCGCTCGCCTCTCAGAGATCAACGTCTCGACGGAGGGCGTGCGAGGAGCGCGCGAGTTCTTCGAGgccaag GCTCAGGCTCTGTCTGTGCGCAGCAAGTTTGAGGAGGAGCTTCgtgaggagcaggaggagaagaagaggatgGAGGAGGAACGGGAACAACGACGCGCTGCGTTTAAAGAGCTACAGTCTGCATTCTgctcctaa
- the zmp:0000000529 gene encoding WD repeat-containing protein 20, which yields MAGDGGALKDINEIKSQFRTREGFYKLLTLSDSQQRGGLPRGPAAAGSAAAPGAPGSVGGVGLVQGPGAGAGVGTGAGAGAGGSSSPGGFLPPVRVSMVKLQPEDPSEESERVCFNIGRELYFYTYTNIKKAVDLSKPIDKRIYKGTQPTCHDFNQYSATADSVALIVGFSAGQVQYLDPIKKETSKLFNEERLIDKTKVTCLKWLPKSENLFLASHASGHLYLYNVEHPCGTTAPQYSLLRQGEGFAVYACKTKTPRNPLLRWAVGEGGLNEFAFSPDGVHVACVGQDGCLRVFHFDSMELQGVMKSYFGGLLCVSWSPDGKYLATGGEDDLVTVWSFAESRVVARGHGHKSWVNVVAFDPFTTSLEEEEPMELSGSEEDLHQGPQNFGRVRTSSTLSRLSRHSSKGTPSVTYRFGSVGQDTQFCLWDLTDDVLYPRLPLSRALTNTFGPNLPPSVSGGMNSTSGSGGVEGHHHPSNPHQLPTLPLPLPRSLSRSNSLPHPAVANTSKGQGATESGGTGGSGSGGGTTPFSIGRFATLSLQERKSDKSGVGGEKEHKRYHSLGNISKSNDKINVAPRSNRLDASKVLGTTLCPRMNEVPLLEPLVCKKIAHERLTVLVFMDDCIITACQEGLICTWARPGKAHSSQPLSTQNGNSPSGTVV from the exons ATGGCCGGCGATGGAGGCGCTCTGAAGGATATCAATGAGATCAAGTCCCAGTTCAGGACCCGAGAGGGCTTCTACAAACTGCTGACGCTGTCCGACTCCCAGCAGAGAGGCGGACTGCCGCGGGGGCCCGCAGCGGCAGGCTCGGCGGCAGCCCCGGGCGCCCCGGGCTCGGTGGGCGGCGTGGGGCTGGTGCAGGGCCCCGGGGCCGGAGCCGGAGTCGGGACCGGGGCCGGGGCCGGGGCCGGAGGAAGCTCATCTCCGGGCGGCTTCCTGCCTCCAGTGCGGGTATCCATGGTCAAGCTCCAGCCGGAGGACCCGAGCGAGGAGTCCGAGCGAGTGTGCTTCAACATCGGCAGGGAACTTTACTTCTACACCTACACCAACATCAAAAAG gcaGTGGACCTTAGTAAGCCTATAGATAAGCGCATATATAAGGGGACGCAACCCACCTGCCATGACTTCAACCAGTATTCGGCCACAGCAGACAGCGTGGCTCTCATCGTGGGCTTCTCCGCCGGCCAGGTGCAATACCTGGACCCCATCAAGAAGGAGACCAGCAAGCTCTTCAACGAGGAG AGGTTAATTGACAAAACAAAAGTAACATGTCTAAAGTGGCTGCCAAAATCAGAGAACCTGTTCCTGGCCTCCCATGCAAGTGGCCACCTCTACCTCTACAATGTGGAACACCCATGTGGCACAACAGCTCCACAATATTCACTGCTCCGGCAGGGTGAGGGATTTGCCGTGTATGCCTGCAAGACAAAGACTCCTCGCAACCCCTTACTGCGCTGGGCCGTGGGAGAGGGCGGGCTGAACGAGTTTGCATTCTCGCCTGATGGCGTACACGTAGCTTGCGTGGGCCAGGACGGCTGCCTCCGTGTCTTCCATTTCGACTCAATGGAGCTGCAAGGCGTCATGAAGAGTTACTTCGGCGGCCTGCTCTGTGTTTCCTGGAGCCCGGATGGCAAGTACCTGGCTACTGGAGGAGAGGACGACCTGGTTACTGTTTGGTCATTTGCAGAAAGTCGTGTGGTGGCGCGAGGTCACGGCCACAAGTCATGGGTCAATGTGGTGGCTTTTGACCCCTTTACCACCAGCCTAGAGGAAGAGGAACCAATGGAACTAAGCGGCAGTGAAGAGGATCTCCACCAGGGGCCGCAAAACTTTGGCCGAGTGCGCACTAGCAGCACGCTCTCGCGCCTCTCTCGCCATAGCTCCAAAGGCACACCGTCCGTGACGTACCGTTTCGGATCTGTCGGACAGGACACGCAGTTTTGCCTGTGGGATCTTACAGATGACGTTCTGTATCCACGACTGCCACTTTCCCGTGCCCTCACAAACACGTTCGGCCCCAACTTGCCACCTTCTGTCAGCGGAGGGATGAACAGCACGAGCGGAAGCGGAGGGGTTGAAGGCCACCACCACCCTTCCAACCCCCACCAACTACCGACGTTGCCCCTGCCTctacctcgctctctctcacgtTCCAACTCCCTCCCTCACCCTGCTGTTGCCAACACCTCCAAAGGCCAGGGAGCAACAGAGAGCGGAGGGACAGGAGGGAGTGGCAGCGGAGGAGGCACCACTCCCTTTAGCATCGGACGCTTTGCGACACTGTCACTGCAGGAACGCAAATCTGACAAATCAGGCGTAGGAGGGGAAAAGGAACACAAGCGCTACCACAGCCTCGGAAATATTAGCAAGAGCAACGATAAGATCAATGTAGCGCCACGTAGCAACCGACTGGATGCCTCAAAGGTGCTGGGAACAACGCTGTGCCCACGGATGAATGAAGTACCGCTGCTTGAGCCGCTAGTGTGTAAGAAGATTGCCCATGAGAGGCTCACTGTTCTTGTCTTCATGGACGATTGCATCATAACAGCATGCCAAGAGGGACTCATCTGTACTTGGGCACGACCTGGTAAAGCG CACTCCTCCCAACCGTTGTCAACACAAAATGGGAACTCGCCGAGTGGGACAGTGGTATAG